One Oncorhynchus nerka isolate Pitt River unplaced genomic scaffold, Oner_Uvic_2.0 unplaced_scaffold_838, whole genome shotgun sequence DNA window includes the following coding sequences:
- the LOC135571018 gene encoding E3 ubiquitin-protein ligase SMURF1-like isoform X1 → MLNPYYGLFQYSTDNIYTLQINPDSSINPDHLSYFHFVGRVMGLAVFHSHYINGGFTLPFYKQLLGKPIMLQDLETTDPELHKSLVWILENDISSVLDHTFCVEHSAFGKFLQHELKPNGQNLPVTEDNKKEYVKLYVTWRFMRGIEAQFLALQKGFSQLIPQHLLKPFDHKELELIIGGLGKIDLADWKSNTRLKHCAVDSNVVCWFWEAVESFTEERRGRLLQFVTGSTRVPLQGFKALQGSAGPRLFTIHLIEANTDNLPKAHTW, encoded by the exons ATGTTGAACCCGTACTACGGCCTGTTCCAGTACTCAACAGACAACATTTACACACTACAGATCAACCCTGACTCCTCTAtcaaccct gACCACCTGTCGTATTTCCACTTTGTGGGTCGTGTGATGGGCCTGGCAGTGTTCCACAGTCACTATATCAACGGAGGCTTCACCCTGCCCTTCTACAAGCAGCTGCTGGGCAAACCTATTATGCTACAAGACCTGGAGACCACTGATCCTGAACTTCACAagagtctggtctggatact ggagaaTGACATCTCGTCGGTTCTAGATCATACGTTCTGCGTGGaacacagtgccttcgggaagttCCTTCAACACGAGCTGAAACCCAACGGTCAGAACCTCCCGGTAACCGAGGACAACAAGAAGGAGTACGTGAAGCTTTACGTTACCTGGAGGTTTATGAGGGGGATCGAGGCTCAGTTCTTAGCTCTGCAGAAAGGATTCAGCCAACTGATTCCTCAACACCTCCTCAAACCATTTGACCACAAGGAGCTGGAG tTGATAATCGGAGGCCTGGGGAAGATAGACCTAGCAGATTGGAAGTCTAACACCCGTTTGAAGCACTGTGCTGTAGACAGTAATGTGGTTTGCTGGTTCTGGGAGGCTGTAGAGAGCttcactgaggagaggagaggacgactACTGCAGTTTGTTACCGGTTCTACCAGAGTTCCACTACAGGGATTCAAGGCACTACAGG GTTCAGCAGGCCCAAGGCTGTTCACCATCCATCTGATAGAGGCCAACACAGACAACCTACCCAAGGCACACACATGGTAA
- the LOC135571018 gene encoding E3 ubiquitin-protein ligase SMURF1-like isoform X2 translates to MGLAVFHSHYINGGFTLPFYKQLLGKPIMLQDLETTDPELHKSLVWILENDISSVLDHTFCVEHSAFGKFLQHELKPNGQNLPVTEDNKKEYVKLYVTWRFMRGIEAQFLALQKGFSQLIPQHLLKPFDHKELELIIGGLGKIDLADWKSNTRLKHCAVDSNVVCWFWEAVESFTEERRGRLLQFVTGSTRVPLQGFKALQGSTGSAGPRLFTIHLIEANTDNLPKAHTW, encoded by the exons ATGGGCCTGGCAGTGTTCCACAGTCACTATATCAACGGAGGCTTCACCCTGCCCTTCTACAAGCAGCTGCTGGGCAAACCTATTATGCTACAAGACCTGGAGACCACTGATCCTGAACTTCACAagagtctggtctggatact ggagaaTGACATCTCGTCGGTTCTAGATCATACGTTCTGCGTGGaacacagtgccttcgggaagttCCTTCAACACGAGCTGAAACCCAACGGTCAGAACCTCCCGGTAACCGAGGACAACAAGAAGGAGTACGTGAAGCTTTACGTTACCTGGAGGTTTATGAGGGGGATCGAGGCTCAGTTCTTAGCTCTGCAGAAAGGATTCAGCCAACTGATTCCTCAACACCTCCTCAAACCATTTGACCACAAGGAGCTGGAG tTGATAATCGGAGGCCTGGGGAAGATAGACCTAGCAGATTGGAAGTCTAACACCCGTTTGAAGCACTGTGCTGTAGACAGTAATGTGGTTTGCTGGTTCTGGGAGGCTGTAGAGAGCttcactgaggagaggagaggacgactACTGCAGTTTGTTACCGGTTCTACCAGAGTTCCACTACAGGGATTCAAGGCACTACAGG gttctACAGGTTCAGCAGGCCCAAGGCTGTTCACCATCCATCTGATAGAGGCCAACACAGACAACCTACCCAAGGCACACACATGGTAA
- the syngr3a gene encoding synaptogyrin-3a gives MVRTFNTGLSNTLPTVFSLVVFASIVNEGYVFSLVVFASIVNEGYVNLGSERLHCVFHKNPDACNYGMFCGLVGLLLCSFFFLLDVKFQQISSIKDRKKAVMLEVGVSGFWTFLWFVSFCFLANQWSRTAPEDLPLNQGADAARASIAFSFFSILTWAGLTVRAVQKYLLGTDMTLFTTDHLDGVAPVTPYPPTTTGGAIEPSDNYQSPPFTEGLEAPAPTYQVPIY, from the exons ATGGTAAGAACCTTTAACACCGGGCTGTCAAACACACTGCCCAcg gtaTTCTCCCTGGTGGTGTTTGCCTCTATAGTGAACGAGGGCTAT gtaTTCTCCCTGGTGGTGTTTGCCTCTATAGTGAACGAGGGCTATGTGAACCTGGGTAGTGAACgtctccactgtgtgttccaTAAGAACCCTGATGCCTGTAACTACGGAATGTTCTGTGGTCTGGTGGGCTTGTTGCTGTGCTCCTTCTTCTTCCTGTTGGATGTGAAGTTTCAACAGATCAGCTCTATTAAGGACAGGAAGAAGGCTGTGATGCTGGAGGTCGGGGTTTCAG GTTTCTGGACGTTCCTGTGGTTTGTGAGTTTCTGTTTCCTGGCCAATCAGTGGTCTAGGACCGCCCCTGAGGACCTGCCACTCAACCAGGGGGCTGACGCAGCCAGGGCCTCTATCGCCTTCTCATTCTTCTCCATCCTCActtgg gCTGGTCTGACGGTGCGTGCAGTCCAAAAATATCTCCTGGGAACAGACATGACCCTCTTCACCACCGACCATCTGGACGGAGTCGCCCCGGTAACACcatacccccccaccaccaccggGGGCGCCATCGAGCCCAGCGACAACTACCAGAGCCCCCCGTTCACAGAGGGGCTGGAAGCCCCTGCCCCCACATACCAGGTCCCCATATACTAG